The DNA sequence AGTACCCGTAAGGATACCCTCCCCCTTTTTTTGTTTTTTTGACCTACAAGGTATTCATTTTCGTATAAAAAAGGTGAAAATCAACCTTTTGAGTCATCCTCGTTTTTCTTATTTTTAGCTTTGATAAGTTCATCTATTACTTTTTTATTATCTTCATATACAGCAAATTTCATATTAGATACGACCATTTTTTTACGATTAGGGTTTTTCACATCTTTGTTACGCTTAAGCGTCATGGTGCCCTCCCTAATAACGTCTTTATACAATTATATCCATGAAATTTGTCCTATATGACTACTTAGACGTATTATATTTTACCGCTTTGAAATGATTTTTAAAGAACATTGATTCATTTCATGTAATGGTTGAAAGGATTCTTTTACAACAACAGTCATCGTCCGTTTGTTATGGTTAAATTGACAATTATTAAACCTTTTTTTACCGACTAAATGCTTTAGGCTGTTGATTCTTAAGTCCGCCATTTTTTTCATCACACATCCTCATCTCAGTATGTTATTATTCCACCATCCACCAATCAAAAATATGCGCTAGATTGATCACGTGCGAAGCATCTATACCATCTACTGAAACGTCCTCTGACTTTATACAAATTAATAAGTTATATTGCTCTCCAAAGTAACTAACTATAAATAACTTATCTTGCTTTAGCATCATACTTTTACCGCTGCTTAAAGAAGAGATAATATTTTCACGTTCAGATATATCTTCGATGATATAGTTATAGCATTTTTCAACATTACTAAAGGTTTGTCTAACACTTTCTTTTAACTCATCATCATTTCCAGTTACCTCAAAAGGAAAAATACTAATATGAAACTGAAAAGTATCTGTATAAAGTCTGATATAATCCTTTAAATTACTAATGTACTTATCTTTGGAATCAGGAGTGGTTTTATTATAGAAGTGAAAGGAACTATACTGGATTACTTCCATAAACTTTTCTACTTTCCTCGTGTTGTACCCTAATGTTTCTTCGTTCTTTTTTATTGTTTTCTCAATATACTCACTCTTCGTTTGATCCCCACTCCAAAATTTCAACATATTTGGTGTTTGAAACACTGCTATATCAATAAATATAATAAAAACTGTTAATTGTAATATTAGTTTCCAATTTGTATAATCGATTGCTTCGTATAAAAAACCTACACAAAGTAATACGATAAATAACACATAAAAACCTTTACGAATTACTCCTAAATTTTCAATAAATAGGTCACTTCTGAATCCATAATATATTAGGCTACATATTAAAAATGCGATTATCAGAAGAAAATAACCTAAAAAAAACTCGTCCATAATGCTCCTCCTTTATAAAGCTACTTCTTCTATGAAATGATTTGCTAGCCTAGTCGTTCATAACACTAGAACGAAATATCAGTACATAACTTTAATAATTTTAGAATAAACAAAAAAAGCTTGTCTCATTTCATTTATATGAGCAAGCTTTAAATATAGTCGTAAAATATGTAGGAAATATAAAATTTCTATAGTTACACTTTTCTAATTAACCTATTTAAGTTTTCTAGACTTTTTGCTCGTTTCATTTCTCTTTTGTTTTCTAAATGCTGAAATACAAGGTCCCAAGCTTCCACTAATGCAATGGAACCTACGATAATACGTAGTTCCACAAAGCCTTCAAATGCTGAATAAGCAGCTATTATATACCAAA is a window from the Evansella cellulosilytica DSM 2522 genome containing:
- a CDS encoding type II toxin-antitoxin system SpoIISA family toxin produces the protein MDEFFLGYFLLIIAFLICSLIYYGFRSDLFIENLGVIRKGFYVLFIVLLCVGFLYEAIDYTNWKLILQLTVFIIFIDIAVFQTPNMLKFWSGDQTKSEYIEKTIKKNEETLGYNTRKVEKFMEVIQYSSFHFYNKTTPDSKDKYISNLKDYIRLYTDTFQFHISIFPFEVTGNDDELKESVRQTFSNVEKCYNYIIEDISERENIISSLSSGKSMMLKQDKLFIVSYFGEQYNLLICIKSEDVSVDGIDASHVINLAHIFDWWMVE